One Bombina bombina isolate aBomBom1 chromosome 5, aBomBom1.pri, whole genome shotgun sequence DNA segment encodes these proteins:
- the LOC128659639 gene encoding prostate stem cell antigen-like: MRTLLTTSILLAGFLGLAYSLQCYSCTDTTENKDCLTVSTCNSSMSYCTSTVVKFLFIKSVTKGCVSSCVSGSESIVIFSGSQTCCSTNLCNNRTVQDLLNSGNSKHSLTNSIFLIVSITSLMSTALTMGL, encoded by the exons ATGAGGACTCTTCTTACTACATCTATACTACTGGCCGGCTTTCTTGGCTTGG CTTATTCCCTTCAATGCTACTCATGCACTGATACTACCGAGAATAAAGATTGTCTGACAGTGTCTACGTGCAACTCATCCATGTCCTACTGTACCTCGACCGTCG TGAAGTTCCTCTTTATTAAGTCTGTAACTAAAGGATGCGTCTCCAGTTGTGTTTCAGGAAGTGAAAgtattgttatattttctggttcacaAACCTGCTGCAGTACCAACCTCTGTAATAACAGGACTGTCCAAGATTTACTGAATTCAGGAAACAGCAAACACAGTTTGACCAATAGTATTTTCCTAATTGTGAGCATCACCAGCCTAATGAGCACTGCTCTCACTATGGGACTTTAA